A region of Rhizobium sp. CCGE531 DNA encodes the following proteins:
- the ccoG gene encoding cytochrome c oxidase accessory protein CcoG: MTGDDRIERTGADDVGVRRNRQPLYAARKKVFPKRAQGRFRRFKWIIMLITLGIYHLSPWIRWDRGPYAPDQAILIDLASRRFFFFFIEIWPQEFFYVAGLLVMAGFGLFLVTSAVGRAWCGYACPQTVWVDVFLVVERAIEGDRNARMKLDASPWTPDKIAKRVAIHGIWVLIGVLTGGVWIFYFADAPSLAVALFKGQAPAVAYATVALLTSTTYILGGLMREQVCTYMCPWPRIQGAMLDENSLVVTYNDWRGEPRSRHAKKAQAAGLATGDCVDCNACVAVCPMGIDIRDGQQMECITCALCIDACDGVMNKLDKPRGVISYATLSEYAANLNLATNGGASPVQPHLVRNADGDFIENIQHFNWRVIFRPRVLFYAAVWAAIGVAMLVHLALRERLELNVVHDRNPQYVLESDGSIRNGYTLRVLNMVPMPRRIDIRLDGAEGATMKIPELSKEEGRHFTVDVDPDAATSLKVFVTQKAKPETIKEFLFVIEDENHADRATHRAAFNVPGAPK; this comes from the coding sequence ATGACAGGTGACGATCGCATCGAACGGACAGGCGCCGACGACGTTGGTGTCCGGCGCAACCGTCAGCCGCTTTATGCCGCGCGAAAGAAAGTGTTTCCAAAGCGAGCGCAGGGTCGGTTCCGGCGATTCAAATGGATCATCATGCTGATCACGCTCGGCATCTACCATCTTTCTCCGTGGATTCGCTGGGACCGAGGTCCATATGCGCCCGACCAGGCGATTCTCATCGACCTCGCCTCTCGTCGCTTCTTCTTCTTTTTCATCGAGATATGGCCACAGGAGTTCTTCTATGTGGCCGGTCTGCTTGTCATGGCTGGCTTTGGCCTGTTTCTCGTAACGTCGGCGGTGGGGCGGGCATGGTGTGGTTATGCCTGTCCACAGACGGTATGGGTCGATGTCTTCCTTGTCGTGGAACGCGCGATCGAAGGTGATCGCAACGCGCGCATGAAACTCGATGCGAGTCCCTGGACACCGGACAAGATTGCAAAGCGGGTCGCCATACATGGCATATGGGTTCTTATCGGCGTCCTCACAGGCGGCGTATGGATCTTCTATTTCGCGGATGCGCCATCCCTTGCTGTTGCCTTATTCAAGGGCCAGGCGCCGGCCGTCGCCTATGCCACGGTCGCCCTTCTCACCTCGACCACTTACATTCTTGGCGGGCTGATGAGGGAACAGGTCTGCACCTACATGTGTCCGTGGCCCCGCATCCAGGGCGCGATGCTGGACGAAAATTCCCTCGTCGTGACCTACAACGACTGGCGCGGTGAGCCGCGCTCCCGTCACGCCAAAAAAGCCCAAGCGGCGGGCCTGGCTACCGGCGATTGCGTGGACTGCAACGCTTGCGTTGCCGTCTGTCCGATGGGGATAGATATCCGCGACGGTCAGCAAATGGAATGCATCACCTGCGCCTTGTGCATCGACGCCTGCGACGGTGTGATGAATAAGCTCGATAAGCCACGCGGCGTGATCTCCTATGCGACGCTAAGCGAGTATGCCGCGAACCTGAACCTGGCGACGAATGGTGGCGCGAGCCCTGTGCAACCGCATCTCGTGCGAAACGCCGATGGCGACTTCATCGAGAATATCCAGCACTTCAACTGGCGCGTGATCTTCAGGCCGCGCGTTCTTTTCTATGCGGCTGTTTGGGCAGCGATCGGGGTGGCGATGCTCGTGCATTTGGCGCTCCGGGAGCGGCTGGAACTGAACGTGGTTCACGACCGCAATCCGCAATATGTCCTGGAGTCCGATGGATCGATCCGCAACGGCTATACGCTTCGCGTGCTCAATATGGTGCCGATGCCGAGGAGAATCGATATCCGACTGGACGGCGCGGAGGGAGCGACGATGAAGATCCCCGAACTCTCGAAGGAGGAAGGCCGGCACTTCACTGTCGATGTGGATCCGGACGCGGCCACCTCGCTCAAAGTGTTCGTCACGCAAAAGGCCAAGCCGGAAACAATCAAGGAATTCCTGTTCGTCATAGAGGACGAAAATCATGCGGATCGGGCTACGCACCGGGCCGCCTTCAACGTGCCGGGAGCGCCGAAATGA
- a CDS encoding FixH family protein, with translation MRSQVITGGPFTGRHMLIVIVAFFAVVIGVNVTMAVLASTSWSGLVVENTYVASQEFNGKAAAMRAMASSGISGDLLLRRDVIQYDIHNRDGSPAVVDDVTLTFRRPVGDREDFALALTKTSEGHFEAKHRIEGGDWIVETVSRRDGVTVMHEARRIDTAEFGQ, from the coding sequence ATGAGAAGCCAAGTTATCACCGGAGGTCCCTTCACCGGCCGCCATATGCTGATCGTCATTGTTGCGTTCTTCGCCGTGGTGATCGGAGTGAACGTGACGATGGCAGTTCTCGCTTCCACGAGCTGGAGCGGGCTTGTGGTGGAAAATACCTATGTGGCAAGCCAGGAATTCAACGGCAAGGCCGCCGCCATGCGTGCTATGGCGAGCAGCGGCATTTCGGGCGATCTGTTACTGCGCCGCGATGTCATTCAGTACGATATTCATAACCGTGACGGGTCGCCGGCGGTGGTTGACGACGTGACGCTGACGTTCAGAAGGCCCGTGGGCGACCGGGAGGACTTCGCGCTTGCACTGACGAAGACAAGCGAAGGCCATTTCGAAGCGAAACATCGCATTGAGGGAGGCGACTGGATCGTGGAAACCGTCTCGCGCAGAGACGGTGTCACGGTAATGCATGAGGCTAGGCGCATCGACACGGCGGAGTTTGGACAATGA
- a CDS encoding cation-translocating P-type ATPase, producing MTCCTMDAESVMTTSNSCASAEEIVLASHPLGEGLRQLDLSVPDMHCGACISTIERSLCRLPYVTRARVNLTARRVSCTYVEHLDNAVVDPSGILSAITEAGYRAHIFTPAAPQTNSLRNQLLLAVGVCGFAAANIMLLSVSVWSGADAATRDLFHWISAMITAPALIYGGRFFFRSAWNALKNGRTNMDVPISLAVTLSYAVSLWETIHHGEHAWFDASVSLLFFLLIGRTLDHIMRQKARAAVNSLARLAPRGALVIAADGSKRYTAIEDISIGDHVFIAAGERIPVDGAVTAGTSELDLSIVTGESIPVAVANSAEVRSGAMNLMASLTIRATKTAQNSLLAETINLMEAAEGGRARYRRVADRAAGLYAPAVHLLALLSFLAWGSLGGDWKHAMLVAVAVLIITCPCALGLAVPVVQVVAAGNLFRRGIMIKDGSALERLAEIDAVAFDKTGTLTMGQPRLVEMVDVGSEERAIAAGIAAHSRHPLSQALLRSAGGKGQRFDSVVEIPGAGLEVETARGLYRLGHMEFACSIPPREEKEADDSLSEVVLSRNGIALARFYFEDTLRPGVAVAIRQLGLAGLQTMILSGDRQAVVESTARLLHVDRWIAELDPKQKVEECTRLAEAGNKVMMVGDGINDAPALTAAHVSMAPATASDIGRQAADLVFLNDRLDAVPEAICVARRAAALIRQNFALAIGYNVLAVPIAIAGYATPLIAAVAMSSSSLIVVTNALRLNHWNRREQLRHDGKHAASAGGSI from the coding sequence ATGACCTGCTGCACGATGGACGCGGAAAGCGTCATGACAACGAGCAATAGCTGCGCCAGTGCCGAGGAGATCGTCCTCGCCAGCCATCCGCTGGGGGAGGGCCTTCGTCAATTGGACCTCAGCGTTCCCGATATGCACTGTGGCGCTTGCATTTCGACCATTGAACGGTCCTTATGCAGGTTACCCTATGTAACGCGCGCCCGGGTCAACCTGACTGCGCGGCGGGTCAGTTGCACCTATGTCGAGCACCTTGATAATGCTGTCGTCGATCCGTCGGGTATTCTGTCCGCGATCACCGAAGCCGGGTACCGGGCGCATATTTTCACTCCCGCCGCGCCCCAGACGAATAGTCTGCGCAATCAATTGCTCTTGGCCGTTGGTGTCTGCGGCTTTGCCGCAGCCAATATCATGCTGCTCTCGGTATCGGTCTGGTCCGGTGCAGATGCAGCAACGCGAGACCTGTTTCATTGGATTTCCGCGATGATTACAGCGCCGGCCCTAATTTATGGCGGCCGTTTCTTTTTTCGATCGGCTTGGAATGCCTTGAAGAATGGGCGCACCAACATGGATGTGCCGATTTCGCTCGCTGTCACGCTCTCCTATGCCGTATCGTTGTGGGAGACGATCCATCACGGAGAGCATGCATGGTTTGACGCCTCCGTGTCGCTGCTGTTCTTCCTGCTCATTGGCCGCACGCTCGACCACATCATGCGGCAAAAGGCGCGAGCCGCGGTCAACAGCCTGGCGAGACTTGCGCCACGCGGCGCGCTGGTGATAGCTGCCGATGGGAGCAAGCGCTACACCGCGATTGAAGATATCAGCATCGGTGATCATGTTTTCATCGCTGCCGGCGAACGCATTCCCGTCGACGGCGCCGTGACCGCAGGTACGAGCGAGCTGGATCTCTCTATTGTCACGGGCGAAAGTATACCAGTTGCTGTCGCGAACAGCGCGGAGGTGAGATCTGGTGCGATGAACCTCATGGCGTCATTGACCATTCGCGCGACGAAGACGGCGCAAAACTCGCTGCTTGCGGAAACCATCAACCTTATGGAGGCAGCAGAAGGAGGCAGGGCGCGCTATCGCAGGGTCGCGGATCGTGCAGCCGGCCTTTACGCTCCGGCGGTTCATTTACTTGCGCTGCTTTCCTTTCTTGCCTGGGGCTCCCTTGGTGGAGATTGGAAGCATGCCATGCTTGTCGCCGTCGCGGTGCTGATCATCACTTGTCCTTGCGCGCTTGGTCTAGCAGTGCCGGTCGTCCAGGTTGTTGCCGCAGGCAACCTGTTTCGCCGCGGCATCATGATCAAGGACGGCTCCGCTTTGGAGCGTCTCGCGGAAATCGATGCCGTCGCGTTTGACAAGACCGGCACGTTGACGATGGGCCAGCCGCGGCTCGTCGAGATGGTGGATGTGGGGTCGGAGGAAAGGGCGATCGCGGCCGGAATTGCTGCGCATTCCCGCCATCCGCTCTCTCAGGCGTTGCTGCGGAGTGCCGGCGGCAAGGGGCAACGGTTCGACAGCGTCGTCGAGATACCGGGCGCGGGCCTGGAAGTCGAAACCGCCAGGGGGCTATATCGTCTCGGCCATATGGAGTTCGCTTGTTCGATCCCGCCCCGAGAAGAAAAAGAAGCGGATGACTCGCTCTCCGAGGTCGTTCTGTCGAGGAACGGTATCGCACTTGCCCGATTCTATTTCGAAGACACGCTTCGCCCCGGAGTAGCCGTAGCCATTCGTCAGCTCGGTCTTGCAGGGCTGCAGACGATGATCCTGTCTGGCGATCGGCAAGCCGTCGTCGAGTCGACAGCGCGGCTATTGCATGTGGATCGCTGGATTGCGGAATTGGATCCGAAACAGAAAGTGGAAGAGTGCACACGCTTGGCCGAGGCGGGCAACAAGGTCATGATGGTTGGTGACGGCATCAACGATGCGCCGGCACTTACGGCGGCGCATGTGTCGATGGCTCCCGCGACTGCGTCCGACATTGGCCGACAGGCGGCAGACCTGGTTTTCCTGAATGACCGTCTCGACGCGGTTCCGGAGGCGATCTGCGTCGCGCGGCGCGCGGCAGCTTTGATCCGTCAGAACTTCGCCCTTGCCATCGGTTACAATGTGCTCGCTGTTCCCATCGCTATCGCGGGCTATGCGACGCCGCTTATCGCCGCCGTCGCCATGTCGTCGTCTTCGCTGATCGTCGTGACGAATGCATTGCGACTCAACCACTGGAATCGGCGGGAGCAACTTAGGCATGATGGCAAACATGCAGCCTCAGCAGGAGGGTCCATATGA
- a CDS encoding OmpW family protein, with amino-acid sequence MTSKDIIRVIIATAILGIVSTAHAADLTTPPSRAPIPAAANRNPWQMRLRALGVITTDSGRVDGLPGSDLSFSDTVVPEFDISYFFTENIAAELILGTTYAKVHGGGSISALGEIGKTWLLPPTLTLQYHFTDLGAFRPYVGAGLNYTLFYNQSGKSARSLDVKNSFGVALQAGFDYMIDDHWGVNVDAKKIFLRPDFDANVGGANVSGKARLDPWLLGAGVTYRF; translated from the coding sequence ATGACTTCCAAGGACATCATACGGGTCATCATCGCTACTGCAATATTGGGTATCGTGAGCACCGCGCACGCTGCCGATCTGACGACACCACCAAGTAGGGCTCCCATTCCCGCGGCAGCCAACAGAAACCCATGGCAGATGCGGCTGCGCGCGCTTGGTGTGATCACTACTGACTCTGGGCGCGTCGACGGCTTGCCGGGTTCGGATCTTTCCTTTTCGGACACGGTCGTGCCGGAATTCGACATCTCGTATTTCTTCACCGAGAATATCGCCGCTGAACTCATCCTGGGCACAACCTACGCTAAGGTGCATGGCGGCGGCTCGATTTCAGCGCTCGGCGAGATCGGCAAGACTTGGCTGCTGCCGCCAACGCTCACCCTACAATACCATTTCACCGACCTTGGCGCTTTTCGGCCATATGTCGGCGCCGGCCTCAACTATACGCTGTTTTACAACCAGTCGGGAAAAAGTGCTCGCAGCCTTGATGTCAAGAACTCCTTCGGTGTCGCGCTCCAGGCCGGCTTCGACTATATGATCGACGATCACTGGGGTGTGAACGTCGACGCCAAAAAGATCTTCCTAAGGCCTGATTTCGACGCCAACGTCGGCGGGGCCAACGTCAGCGGCAAGGCCAGGCTCGATCCATGGCTGCTTGGCGCGGGCGTAACCTATCGTTTCTAG
- the thiO gene encoding glycine oxidase ThiO encodes MRVLVKGAGIAGLTVARQLCARGAHVTVSDPHLGFGRSASWLAGGMLAPWCERVNADERVMTLGKMAVEWWDAVLPGQVIHKGTLVAAPQRDSGELGRFAARTSGYEWLDEDGIAELDPALAQRFRRGLFFQHEAHLNPRQALRTLKELLSAAGVVFTSDDVSEDDFPDIVDCTGAARIGQSRDLRGVRGEMLYLHTEEVMLARPIRLLHPRFPVYVVPRGEGLFMVGATMIETEFDGAITARSTMELLNAAYTLHPAFADATVVETGAGIRPAFPDNFPRVMRDGRVIHVNGLYRHGFLLAPTMAAEAADLVFSDRTKQRSFQCT; translated from the coding sequence TTGCGGGTTCTCGTTAAGGGCGCCGGAATTGCCGGCCTAACAGTAGCACGTCAACTGTGCGCGCGCGGCGCTCACGTAACAGTCTCCGACCCGCATCTTGGATTCGGGCGCTCTGCATCCTGGCTCGCCGGCGGCATGCTGGCGCCCTGGTGCGAGCGGGTAAACGCCGACGAGAGAGTAATGACGTTGGGGAAAATGGCCGTGGAATGGTGGGATGCCGTCCTGCCCGGCCAAGTCATTCATAAAGGGACACTGGTCGCCGCACCTCAGCGGGATTCGGGCGAACTCGGCCGCTTTGCGGCCCGTACGTCTGGGTATGAATGGTTGGACGAAGATGGCATAGCCGAGCTGGATCCCGCCCTTGCACAGCGTTTTCGCAGGGGTCTGTTCTTCCAACATGAAGCTCATCTGAACCCCCGTCAGGCGCTACGGACGTTGAAAGAGCTGCTGTCGGCAGCAGGCGTCGTCTTTACTAGCGATGATGTGAGCGAAGACGATTTCCCAGATATCGTTGATTGCACCGGTGCTGCCCGCATCGGGCAAAGTCGCGATCTGCGCGGCGTGCGCGGCGAAATGCTCTATCTGCATACAGAGGAGGTCATGCTCGCCAGGCCTATCCGCCTGCTGCATCCTCGCTTTCCCGTCTATGTCGTCCCTCGCGGCGAAGGCCTGTTTATGGTCGGGGCGACGATGATCGAGACGGAATTCGACGGGGCGATCACCGCACGCTCGACGATGGAACTGCTGAACGCAGCCTATACACTGCATCCGGCCTTTGCGGACGCCACCGTGGTCGAAACTGGCGCCGGCATCCGCCCGGCCTTTCCCGACAATTTTCCGCGCGTAATGCGGGACGGCAGAGTCATCCACGTGAACGGCCTTTATCGCCACGGTTTTCTGCTGGCGCCCACAATGGCGGCCGAAGCGGCCGATCTCGTCTTTTCCGATCGGACGAAGCAAAGGAGTTTCCAATGCACCTGA
- the thiS gene encoding sulfur carrier protein ThiS → MHLIINGETQSIAAKTLSQLLAALDHEGDWLATAANGELVHREDRDEHIFADYDRIEILTPMQGG, encoded by the coding sequence ATGCACCTGATCATCAATGGCGAAACGCAGTCCATCGCCGCTAAGACGCTTTCGCAGCTTTTGGCCGCACTCGACCATGAAGGCGACTGGCTGGCAACAGCCGCCAACGGCGAACTGGTTCATCGCGAAGATCGCGACGAACATATTTTCGCCGACTATGACAGGATCGAGATACTGACACCCATGCAAGGAGGCTGA
- the hemN gene encoding oxygen-independent coproporphyrinogen III oxidase, translating into MQSALIEKYGDERLPRYTSYPTSPCFSPNVDDSTYENWLSAVSLEKAASLYVHIPFCPSICWYCGCHTTNARNSRPIVDYLRMLREEVRLVSARTGAPVRIDHLHFGGGTPTTIGPKKMFELIELLHKQFEFTGSAQIALEIDPRTLDQEMATVLGEVGVHRASIGVQTFDPTVQRAINRTQSKEQTMEAVFKLRRARIASINFDLMYGLPNQTVQSCIETAKAAIEMRPDRFAVFGYAHVPSFKKHQRLIDEAALANAQSRISQAKAISEHLVAAGYRRIGIDHFARPHDSLATAQTDGQLHRNFQGYTTDACEALIGLGSSAIGRMPGGYVQNEVLPNRYGKRIASGRLATTKGWRLSAEDRLRASIIERLMCDLQVDVPALAVTYGFDPHALLNGNPRLSMLESDGIIENAGGIIRLREDGRFLIRAVAAAFDAYVRESGRHYSKTA; encoded by the coding sequence ATGCAATCGGCACTTATTGAAAAATACGGCGATGAGCGCCTACCCCGCTACACTAGCTATCCGACATCGCCGTGTTTCTCCCCCAACGTTGACGATAGCACTTATGAGAATTGGCTTAGCGCTGTCTCGCTGGAGAAAGCGGCATCGCTTTACGTGCACATCCCGTTTTGTCCGTCGATATGCTGGTATTGCGGATGTCACACCACGAATGCGCGCAATAGCCGACCGATCGTCGACTACCTGCGAATGCTGCGCGAGGAAGTACGCCTCGTGTCCGCAAGGACCGGGGCGCCGGTTAGGATCGACCATCTGCATTTTGGTGGAGGAACGCCAACGACCATCGGGCCGAAGAAAATGTTTGAGCTTATTGAGCTTCTGCACAAGCAGTTCGAGTTCACCGGTTCGGCCCAAATCGCGTTGGAGATCGATCCGAGGACGCTAGATCAGGAGATGGCGACGGTTCTCGGGGAAGTAGGGGTGCACCGTGCTAGTATCGGGGTACAGACCTTTGATCCGACGGTCCAAAGGGCGATCAACCGCACCCAAAGTAAAGAACAGACAATGGAGGCGGTTTTTAAGCTGCGCCGGGCGCGCATCGCCAGCATCAATTTCGATCTTATGTATGGCCTGCCAAACCAGACGGTTCAATCCTGCATCGAAACGGCCAAGGCAGCGATCGAGATGCGGCCGGACCGTTTCGCAGTCTTCGGTTATGCGCATGTACCTTCCTTCAAGAAGCATCAACGGCTAATCGACGAAGCCGCTCTCGCCAATGCGCAAAGCCGTATTTCCCAGGCAAAGGCAATTTCGGAACACCTTGTTGCGGCAGGCTACCGCCGCATCGGGATCGATCATTTCGCCAGGCCGCACGACAGTTTAGCAACCGCGCAGACAGACGGGCAATTGCATCGCAACTTTCAGGGCTATACGACCGATGCTTGTGAGGCACTTATCGGCTTGGGTTCGTCAGCTATTGGCCGCATGCCAGGCGGCTATGTTCAAAACGAGGTACTTCCCAATCGTTACGGAAAGCGGATCGCATCCGGCCGCTTGGCCACAACGAAAGGCTGGCGCTTGTCGGCCGAAGATCGCCTGCGGGCAAGTATCATCGAACGCCTGATGTGCGACTTGCAGGTCGACGTCCCGGCGTTGGCCGTCACATACGGTTTTGACCCACACGCGCTTCTTAACGGCAACCCCAGGCTCTCGATGCTCGAGAGCGACGGAATAATCGAAAACGCGGGCGGCATCATTCGTTTGCGAGAAGACGGGCGCTTCCTGATCCGCGCCGTTGCAGCAGCTTTCGATGCCTATGTGAGGGAATCGGGGCGCCATTATAGCAAGACGGCCTGA